A part of Larkinella insperata genomic DNA contains:
- the moeB gene encoding molybdopterin-synthase adenylyltransferase MoeB, with translation MLLPAEYTRYEKHLNLPEIGVEGQLKLKQARVLVVGAGGLGCPVLLYLTAAGVGSIGVIDPDTVAISNLQRQVIYTTEQVGKPKATVAVNSLKKINPEISFNAYAYALDRSNARTIIDEYDLVVDCTDNFTVRYLVNDVCVMQEKPFIYGAIHRFEGQVAVLNARLAPSEFQPEEIRRGPTYRCLFPEFPNQMEIPNCAETGVLGVLPGVIGTYQANEVIKLITGVGHSLSEELLMVDLLAMSFQKIRVRRRLDAETAAQNGWEEGQRTVAKTEIRQSITALELAQRLTKDEDIFLLDVRERPEYNICHLENAVLIPVNIIANNVKRIPVDRPVVVYCHHGIRSQYVVDYLQKEFGFTNLMNLQGGINSWARDVEPEMEVY, from the coding sequence ATGTTATTACCCGCCGAATACACCCGCTACGAAAAACATCTGAACCTGCCAGAAATTGGCGTGGAAGGACAATTGAAGTTAAAACAGGCTCGTGTTCTGGTGGTAGGCGCCGGTGGATTGGGTTGCCCGGTTTTGCTGTATTTAACCGCGGCTGGCGTCGGTTCCATTGGTGTTATTGACCCCGATACGGTTGCCATTAGTAACCTGCAAAGGCAGGTAATTTACACTACAGAACAAGTAGGTAAACCGAAGGCAACGGTAGCCGTAAATTCACTCAAAAAAATCAACCCGGAAATCAGCTTCAACGCCTACGCGTATGCGCTCGACCGTTCAAACGCCCGGACGATCATCGACGAATACGATTTGGTGGTGGACTGTACCGACAACTTTACGGTTCGCTACCTGGTCAACGACGTCTGCGTGATGCAGGAGAAGCCGTTTATTTATGGAGCCATCCACCGTTTTGAAGGACAGGTGGCGGTTTTGAACGCCCGGCTGGCACCTTCCGAGTTCCAGCCCGAGGAAATTCGGCGCGGCCCGACGTACCGCTGTCTGTTTCCGGAGTTTCCGAATCAGATGGAAATTCCGAATTGCGCCGAAACGGGCGTCCTTGGCGTTTTGCCCGGTGTGATCGGCACTTACCAGGCCAACGAGGTCATTAAACTGATCACGGGCGTTGGTCACTCGCTGAGCGAAGAACTGCTGATGGTGGATCTGCTGGCGATGTCGTTTCAGAAAATTCGGGTTCGCCGACGGCTTGACGCCGAAACAGCCGCCCAGAACGGATGGGAAGAAGGCCAGCGCACCGTTGCAAAAACCGAAATCCGCCAGAGCATCACCGCCCTGGAACTGGCCCAACGGCTGACGAAGGACGAAGATATTTTTCTGCTCGATGTCCGCGAACGACCCGAATATAACATTTGCCACCTGGAAAATGCGGTTCTGATTCCGGTCAACATCATCGCCAATAACGTTAAACGCATTCCGGTTGACCGGCCGGTAGTGGTTTACTGCCACCACGGTATTCGCAGCCAGTACGTGGTTGATTACCTCCAGAAGGAATTTGGTTTTACGAACCTGATGAACCTGCAGGGCGGCATCAACAGCTGGGCGCGGGATGTAGAACCCGAAATGGAAGTCTATTAA